The following are encoded in a window of Bradyrhizobium sp. WBOS07 genomic DNA:
- a CDS encoding LIC12192 family sporadic carbohydrate cluster protein, protein MAERAGHRGYIGARPLNGSRTPQHVQNIVIRDYARRKNLQFLLSAVEHIMPGSYMVLEDILDELPQLRGMILYSIFMLPPDEARRREIYDRVLREGCDLHAAVEEITLASPKDIQAVEDILLVNKYATIL, encoded by the coding sequence ATGGCTGAGCGAGCCGGCCATCGCGGCTATATCGGCGCCCGGCCGCTGAACGGCAGCCGCACCCCGCAGCACGTCCAGAACATCGTGATCCGCGACTATGCGCGGCGGAAGAACCTGCAATTCCTGCTCAGCGCCGTCGAGCACATCATGCCCGGCAGCTACATGGTGCTCGAGGACATTCTCGACGAGCTGCCGCAGCTGCGCGGAATGATTCTCTACAGCATCTTCATGCTGCCGCCCGACGAGGCTCGCCGGCGGGAAATCTACGACCGCGTGCTGCGCGAAGGCTGCGACCTCCACGCAGCCGTCGAGGAAATCACGCTGGCCTCGCCGAAGGACATCCAGGCCGTAGAGGACATCCTGCTGGTCAACAAATACGCGACCATCCTGTGA
- a CDS encoding class I SAM-dependent methyltransferase: MSEINLLQPMHASTRRDYVQRVVEHDKAESATVARQWGRDYWDGDRRYGYGGYRYDGRWRPLAQTLIDRYGIEPGMSVLDVGCGKGYLLYEFTQLVPDLTIAGIDISEYGIANAKEEIRPQLQVGNAVELPYPGHSFDLVVSLGVLHNLPLEDVFRAVPEIERVGRGASKYLMVESFRNEREKANLLYWQLTCLSFHGPETWAWIYDKCGYRGDHGFIFFE; this comes from the coding sequence ATGAGCGAGATCAACCTGCTCCAGCCGATGCACGCTTCGACCAGGCGGGACTACGTCCAGCGCGTGGTCGAGCACGACAAGGCGGAATCCGCCACCGTCGCGCGGCAATGGGGCCGCGACTATTGGGACGGCGACCGGCGCTACGGCTATGGCGGCTATCGCTATGACGGACGCTGGCGCCCGCTCGCCCAGACCCTGATCGATCGCTACGGCATCGAGCCCGGCATGAGCGTGCTCGACGTCGGCTGCGGCAAGGGTTATTTGCTCTACGAGTTCACCCAGCTCGTCCCCGACCTTACCATCGCCGGCATCGACATCTCCGAGTACGGCATCGCCAATGCCAAGGAGGAGATCCGGCCGCAGCTCCAGGTCGGCAACGCCGTCGAGCTGCCCTACCCCGGTCACAGCTTCGATCTCGTGGTGTCGCTCGGCGTGCTGCACAACCTTCCGCTCGAGGACGTGTTCCGCGCGGTGCCCGAGATCGAGCGCGTCGGACGCGGCGCCTCGAAATACCTGATGGTGGAATCCTTCCGCAACGAGCGCGAGAAGGCCAATCTGCTCTACTGGCAGCTCACCTGCCTGAGCTTCCACGGCCCGGAAACCTGGGCGTGGATCTACGACAAATGCGGGTACCGGGGCGACCATGGGTTCATCTTCTTCGAATGA